TATATATAGCATAACTCATTATTTCGTGCGTAGCTTCTTCTGGATTTTCTGGAAACGGAATTGGATTGTACGGAGCTGAAAAACCCTGTAAGGTGTTCCCTAACAAGACTGGGGTAGCCGTATCGTCAAAAATTGCCCAGGCATCATACATAGCTATAGAACTATGGTATAGATTACGTGCATGTACTGTAGGTCTGGCAAAATCGTTTCTAATCGCGAAAAGTATTTCTTCATTCCAATCTCTAGCAACAGAATGCTGAGCAGAAACTACTGCATTCATGCTCATTAGTAGTACTATCAACACAATGAGATTGGCTTTTGCGCTATTTGCTAAATTTTTCACTATGTATGTTTTTCTTCTATTACAGGCTCACGAAACAATGGCATTGTGCTACAGCGCAACAATCCCTCTTGCTTTGAAATTTCAAAATATGGCACTTCTTCAACTATAAAACCTTGACTTCTTAACCACGTATTTAAACGTGTAAAGTTTTTCTCTGAAATAATGACTTCTTCGGAAATAGAAAATATATTACTATTCATATGATACATTTCTGTCTTGTCAATATGAAAGCAATTCTCTTTTCCGAAGTAATCTACTAGCCATTGATACTCCGCTTCTTCAAGAAATCCTTCTCTATGAATAATACATTTCCCTTTTCCGATAGGTTGAAAACAGCAATCTAAATGTAAGGCATTATCTTCTGGGATAGTATTGCTTTTTCTGAGATTAAATGACTTTACTTTTTTGTGCGGAAACAAGGACTGTAAATGTCGTACAGCATTCATATTTGTTCTAGCCGTAATGTAATCTGGATAATCGTCTCCACGGTAAGTTCCAACGAAAATGTAGGCTCCATGCGGCATTACATCGCCCCCTTCTATATGTGCATTTTCAGGAAACTCGATTATATCATCAGGATTAATTTGTGAGATCACATGCGTAAGCGCATCTATCTCTCGCGACCTATCT
This Rasiella rasia DNA region includes the following protein-coding sequences:
- a CDS encoding dimethylarginine dimethylaminohydrolase family protein, producing the protein MIKLNVTNEFSRLKAVVLGSAKSNGPTPKLEEAYDPKSARHIQQGTYPVEAAMVVEMEAVAAVFEKHGVTVYRPNVIEDYNQIFSRDIAFVVEDKFIVANILEDRSREIDALTHVISQINPDDIIEFPENAHIEGGDVMPHGAYIFVGTYRGDDYPDYITARTNMNAVRHLQSLFPHKKVKSFNLRKSNTIPEDNALHLDCCFQPIGKGKCIIHREGFLEEAEYQWLVDYFGKENCFHIDKTEMYHMNSNIFSISEEVIISEKNFTRLNTWLRSQGFIVEEVPYFEISKQEGLLRCSTMPLFREPVIEEKHT